In the genome of Rhizobium rhizogenes, one region contains:
- the nuoI gene encoding NADH-quinone oxidoreductase subunit NuoI — protein sequence MASLSQAVNSLFLKEFVGAILLTMRHFFKQKATVNYPFEKGPVSPRFRGEHALRRYPNGEERCIACKLCEAICPAQAITIEAGPRRNDGTRRTVRYDIDMVKCIYCGFCQEACPVDAIVEGPNFEFATETREELYFDKQKLLDNGDRWEREIARNLALDAPYR from the coding sequence ATGGCAAGCCTCTCCCAAGCCGTCAATTCGCTGTTCCTCAAGGAGTTCGTCGGCGCGATCCTGCTGACGATGCGCCACTTCTTCAAACAGAAGGCAACGGTGAACTATCCTTTCGAAAAGGGCCCGGTCTCTCCGCGTTTCCGTGGTGAACATGCGCTGCGCCGTTATCCGAATGGTGAAGAACGCTGCATCGCCTGCAAGCTGTGTGAAGCGATCTGTCCCGCTCAGGCGATCACCATCGAAGCCGGCCCGCGCCGCAATGACGGCACCCGCCGCACGGTGCGTTACGATATCGACATGGTGAAGTGCATCTATTGCGGCTTCTGCCAGGAAGCCTGCCCGGTGGATGCCATCGTTGAAGGCCCGAATTTCGAATTCGCGACGGAGACCCGCGAGGAGCTTTATTTCGACAAGCAGAAGCTTCTCGACAATGGCGACCGCTGGGAGCGTGAAATCGCACGCAACCTCGCACTGGATGCGCCTTACCGTTAA
- a CDS encoding NADH-quinone oxidoreductase subunit J, which yields MGLHAVFFYIFAFVAVASAFMVIASKNPVHSVLFLILTFFNAAALFLLTGAEFLGMILLVVYVGAVAVLFLFVVMMLDVDFAELRSGVLQYAPVGALIGVILAAELIVVVGGSMLNPIAAKSITMPIPPVTERTNTAALGDVLYTNYVYFFQLAGLVLLVAMIGAIVLTLRHRTDIKRQDISTQVGRDPKTAVTTVKVKPGQGI from the coding sequence ATGGGTCTGCACGCTGTATTCTTTTATATATTCGCTTTCGTCGCCGTGGCGTCTGCGTTCATGGTCATCGCATCGAAGAACCCTGTTCATTCGGTGCTGTTTCTGATCTTGACCTTCTTCAACGCAGCCGCGCTGTTCCTGCTGACGGGCGCCGAGTTCCTCGGCATGATCCTGCTGGTGGTTTATGTCGGCGCGGTGGCGGTGCTCTTCCTCTTCGTCGTCATGATGCTGGATGTGGATTTCGCCGAGCTTCGCTCGGGCGTGCTGCAATATGCGCCTGTCGGAGCGCTGATCGGTGTCATCCTGGCGGCCGAGCTGATCGTTGTGGTCGGCGGCAGCATGCTGAACCCGATTGCGGCCAAGTCCATCACCATGCCGATCCCGCCTGTCACCGAACGCACCAATACGGCCGCGCTCGGCGACGTGCTCTATACCAATTACGTCTACTTCTTCCAGCTCGCCGGTCTCGTGCTGCTGGTGGCCATGATCGGCGCCATCGTGCTGACGCTGCGTCATCGCACCGACATCAAGCGGCAGGATATCTCCACGCAGGTCGGCCGCGACCCGAAGACCGCCGTCACCACGGTCAAGGTCAAGCCGGGCCAGGGCATCTGA
- the nuoK gene encoding NADH-quinone oxidoreductase subunit NuoK, giving the protein MEIGLSHYLTVSAILFTIGVFGIFLNRKNVIVILMSIELILLAVNINMVAFSAFLNDIVGQVFALFILTVAAAEAAIGLAILVVFYRNRGSIAVEDVNMMKG; this is encoded by the coding sequence ATGGAAATCGGTCTTTCCCACTACCTGACGGTCAGCGCCATCCTCTTCACGATCGGCGTCTTCGGCATCTTCCTCAACCGGAAGAACGTCATCGTCATCCTGATGTCGATCGAACTCATCCTGCTTGCGGTCAATATCAACATGGTGGCCTTCTCGGCCTTCCTGAACGATATTGTCGGCCAGGTCTTCGCTTTGTTCATTCTGACCGTCGCAGCCGCCGAAGCGGCCATCGGTCTTGCAATACTCGTTGTCTTCTACCGCAACCGCGGATCGATCGCCGTCGAAGACGTCAATATGATGAAGGGCTGA
- the nuoL gene encoding NADH-quinone oxidoreductase subunit L, with protein MIYKAIVFLPLIGFLIAGLFGRSIGAKASEYVTTGLMIVVAILSWIVFFTVALAHGEPGEVIKVTVLRWIQSGGIDVEWAFRIDTLTAVMFVVVNTVSTLVHLYSIGYMHHDPHRPRFFAYLSLFTFAMLMLVTSDNLLQMFFGWEGVGLASYLLIGFWFKKPSASAAAMKAFIVNRVGDFGFILGIGGVFVLFGSINFETIFAAAATYLPAEGAASSETVINLFGMHLDKANAMTGVCLLLFMGAMGKSAQFLLHTWLPDAMEGPTPVSALIHAATMVTAGVFLVARMSPLFELSHDALTVVTLIGAITAFFAATVGLVQNDIKRVIAYSTCSQLGYMFVALGVGAYGAAVFHLFTHAFFKALLFLCAGSVIHAVDGEQDMRYMGGLRKHIPITFWTMTVGTLALTGVGIPGTMIGFAGFFSKDVIIESAYASHSVLSGFAFTLLVIAALFTSFYSWRLAFMTFFGKPRASADVMHHVHESPMVMLIPLFILTVGAIFAGVAFEGYFFGHEYAEFWKGALFTLPENEILEEFHHVPLWVKWSPFFAMALGFVTAWYMYIKSPETPKRLAETHRGLYQFLLNKWYFDELYDFLFVRSAKALGRFLWKKGDVAVIDHYGPNGIAARVVDVTNRMVRLQSGYLYHYAFAMLIGIAALVTWMMLGSAL; from the coding sequence ATGATCTACAAGGCTATCGTCTTTCTTCCACTGATCGGCTTCCTGATCGCCGGCCTGTTCGGCCGCTCGATCGGCGCCAAGGCTTCGGAATATGTCACCACCGGTCTGATGATCGTGGTCGCCATCCTGTCGTGGATCGTCTTCTTCACCGTGGCACTCGCCCATGGCGAGCCGGGCGAGGTGATCAAGGTCACCGTGCTGCGCTGGATCCAGTCCGGCGGCATCGATGTCGAATGGGCCTTCCGCATCGATACGCTGACGGCCGTCATGTTCGTCGTGGTCAACACGGTCTCGACGCTCGTGCACCTCTATTCGATCGGATACATGCACCACGATCCGCATCGTCCGCGCTTCTTTGCCTATCTGTCGCTCTTCACCTTCGCCATGCTGATGCTGGTGACCTCCGACAACCTGCTGCAGATGTTCTTCGGCTGGGAAGGCGTGGGTCTGGCGTCCTACCTGCTGATCGGCTTCTGGTTCAAGAAGCCGTCCGCATCGGCCGCCGCCATGAAGGCCTTCATCGTCAACCGCGTCGGTGACTTCGGCTTCATTCTCGGCATTGGTGGCGTGTTCGTGTTGTTCGGCTCGATCAATTTCGAAACGATCTTCGCTGCCGCCGCGACCTATCTGCCGGCTGAAGGCGCTGCCTCATCGGAAACCGTCATCAACCTGTTCGGTATGCATCTGGACAAGGCCAATGCAATGACGGGCGTCTGCCTGCTGCTCTTCATGGGCGCCATGGGTAAATCGGCGCAGTTCCTGCTGCACACCTGGCTGCCGGACGCGATGGAAGGCCCGACGCCTGTTTCGGCCCTCATTCACGCCGCAACCATGGTCACGGCTGGCGTCTTCCTCGTCGCCCGCATGTCGCCGCTGTTCGAACTGTCGCATGACGCGCTGACCGTCGTGACGCTGATCGGTGCGATCACCGCCTTCTTCGCGGCAACCGTCGGCCTCGTGCAGAACGACATCAAGCGCGTCATCGCCTACTCGACCTGCTCGCAGCTCGGTTACATGTTCGTGGCGCTCGGCGTCGGCGCTTATGGTGCCGCCGTGTTCCACCTCTTCACGCACGCCTTCTTCAAGGCCCTGTTGTTCTTGTGCGCCGGTTCGGTCATCCATGCCGTCGATGGCGAGCAGGACATGCGTTACATGGGTGGCCTGCGCAAGCATATCCCCATTACCTTCTGGACCATGACCGTTGGCACGCTGGCGCTGACCGGCGTTGGTATTCCGGGCACGATGATCGGTTTTGCCGGCTTCTTCTCGAAGGACGTCATCATCGAATCCGCTTACGCGTCCCATTCGGTCCTGTCCGGTTTCGCCTTCACGCTGCTGGTCATCGCCGCGCTGTTCACCAGCTTCTATTCCTGGCGTCTGGCTTTCATGACCTTCTTCGGCAAGCCGCGCGCGTCCGCCGACGTCATGCACCATGTGCATGAATCGCCGATGGTCATGCTGATCCCGCTTTTCATCCTCACGGTTGGCGCGATCTTTGCCGGTGTTGCCTTCGAAGGTTATTTCTTCGGCCATGAATATGCCGAGTTCTGGAAGGGCGCGCTGTTCACGCTTCCAGAAAACGAAATCCTCGAAGAGTTCCACCACGTGCCGCTGTGGGTGAAGTGGAGCCCGTTCTTCGCCATGGCCCTTGGTTTCGTGACCGCCTGGTACATGTATATCAAGTCGCCGGAGACGCCGAAGCGTCTGGCCGAGACCCATCGTGGCCTCTACCAGTTCCTTCTCAACAAGTGGTACTTCGACGAACTCTATGACTTCCTCTTCGTTCGTTCCGCAAAGGCGCTCGGTCGCTTCCTGTGGAAGAAGGGCGACGTCGCCGTCATCGACCACTATGGACCGAACGGCATTGCAGCGCGTGTGGTTGACGTGACCAACCGCATGGTCCGCCTGCAATCCGGTTACCTCTATCATTATGCCTTTGCGATGCTGATCGGCATCGCGGCGCTTGTCACCTGGATGATGCTCGGGAGTGCCCTCTGA